In a genomic window of Pedobacter sp. KBS0701:
- the glgB gene encoding 1,4-alpha-glucan branching protein GlgB has translation MPAAKKVPVKKVFEPEIDKQKSVWIHSLFTDYDIDLFLVGKHFRLYEKMGSHLITVDGAAGTYFSVWAPNAIRVSVVGDFNNWDNNSHPLSVRWDKSGIWEGFIPGIAKGEVYKYFVKGFDESEHLKGDPYARRWEHPPQTACIVWDTDYTWKDKAWLKKRAKINALDQPISVYEIHLGSWERDPDNPERVLTAREVAGRLVPYVKEMGFTHVELMPVMEFPYFPSWGYQITGYFGASSRYGSPQDLMYLIDELHKADIAVILDWVPSHFPGDRHGLYEFDGTHLYEHADMRKGFHPDWKSYIFNYDRNEVRSFLISNALFWLDQYHADGLRVDAVASMLYFNFSREDGDAATNEYGGSENLGAIQFLQDLNVSVYGNFDGVQTIAEESSTYPGVTHPVHAGGLGFGMKWMMGWMNDTLKYFKVETIGRKHHHHQLSFSMTYAFTENFMLPFSHDEVVHGKSPMLYKMPGDDWQKFANLRALYGYMFTHPGAKLLFMGNEFGETNEWNFTQSLDWHLLQYAPHKGMQETVKALNFLYRKEPALYHFNFSYEGFQWIDADNANESVFVYMRKGPKAKDTLVIAINLTPVVRENYRIGVPFKTKWKEIFNTDDIVYYGGGINNRGDIVPALEEYNEQEYSIIVDLPPLAVTIFKSK, from the coding sequence ATGCCAGCAGCAAAAAAAGTTCCAGTAAAAAAAGTATTCGAACCAGAAATTGATAAACAGAAATCCGTTTGGATCCACAGTTTATTTACCGATTACGATATAGATCTTTTTCTTGTAGGAAAGCATTTTAGGCTTTACGAGAAAATGGGCTCACACTTAATTACCGTTGACGGGGCGGCCGGAACTTATTTTTCAGTTTGGGCCCCAAATGCCATTCGTGTGAGCGTAGTGGGTGATTTTAATAATTGGGACAACAATTCTCATCCGTTGAGTGTAAGGTGGGATAAATCTGGTATTTGGGAAGGTTTTATCCCTGGCATTGCAAAGGGCGAAGTTTATAAATATTTTGTCAAAGGCTTTGATGAATCGGAGCATTTAAAAGGCGATCCTTATGCCAGAAGATGGGAACATCCTCCACAAACAGCCTGCATTGTTTGGGATACCGATTACACCTGGAAAGATAAAGCCTGGCTTAAAAAAAGAGCAAAAATAAATGCTTTGGATCAACCCATCTCGGTATATGAAATACATTTGGGTTCGTGGGAGCGTGATCCAGATAATCCGGAACGTGTTTTAACCGCGAGGGAAGTGGCTGGCAGGTTAGTGCCTTATGTTAAGGAAATGGGTTTTACGCACGTAGAACTGATGCCTGTAATGGAGTTTCCATATTTTCCGAGCTGGGGTTATCAGATAACCGGTTATTTTGGGGCAAGTTCACGCTATGGTTCTCCGCAGGATTTAATGTATCTGATTGATGAACTCCATAAAGCAGATATTGCGGTGATATTAGATTGGGTCCCTTCTCATTTTCCCGGTGACAGGCATGGTTTATATGAGTTCGACGGAACACACTTGTACGAACACGCCGATATGCGGAAAGGCTTTCATCCCGATTGGAAATCATATATATTCAATTACGACAGAAATGAGGTGCGTTCCTTCCTCATCAGTAATGCTTTATTTTGGTTGGATCAATATCATGCCGACGGATTGAGGGTAGATGCAGTGGCATCAATGTTGTATTTCAACTTCTCCAGAGAAGATGGAGATGCCGCAACAAACGAATATGGAGGAAGTGAAAACCTCGGAGCCATACAGTTTTTGCAGGACCTGAATGTCTCCGTTTATGGAAATTTTGATGGTGTACAAACCATTGCTGAGGAAAGCAGTACTTACCCTGGTGTAACTCATCCGGTACATGCCGGAGGACTAGGCTTTGGTATGAAATGGATGATGGGCTGGATGAATGATACATTAAAGTACTTTAAAGTTGAAACTATCGGACGGAAACACCACCACCATCAGTTGAGTTTTAGCATGACTTATGCTTTTACCGAAAACTTCATGTTACCTTTCTCTCATGATGAAGTGGTGCATGGTAAATCGCCAATGCTTTATAAAATGCCTGGCGACGATTGGCAGAAATTCGCCAACCTAAGAGCGCTATACGGTTACATGTTTACTCATCCGGGAGCGAAACTACTGTTTATGGGCAATGAATTTGGCGAAACCAATGAGTGGAACTTTACACAATCATTGGATTGGCATTTATTGCAATATGCGCCGCATAAAGGTATGCAGGAAACCGTTAAAGCTCTAAATTTTCTTTATCGCAAGGAACCAGCATTGTATCATTTCAACTTTAGTTATGAAGGCTTTCAATGGATTGATGCCGATAATGCAAACGAATCCGTATTTGTGTATATGCGAAAAGGACCAAAGGCTAAAGACACTTTGGTTATTGCCATAAACTTAACTCCGGTGGTTCGGGAGAATTATAGAATTGGAGTGCCGTTTAAAACCAAATGGAAAGAGATTTTTAATACTGATGATATTGTTTATTATGGCGGCGGCATAAACAACAGAGGTGATATTGTTCCCGCTCTGGAAGAATATAATGAACAGGAGTATTCAATAATTGTTGATTTGCCACCTTTGGCCGTAACAATTTTTAAAAGCAAGTAG
- a CDS encoding Ig-like domain-containing protein — protein sequence MKRRPGPFFLVFVLFFIPAYLYAQCENTARTYANFQGAYLDGLGVIGANLYGSIANAPNAVNGQVKDASTLSVPIGAVGLTGSATQFLEFTTDGTNAGKRTIAANTTVIVKLALPKELLGLLSSFEIGSFTDLHAVAANKPLIGSGNEAGYDATRNPIYTSANIAGVIGGGGEMEIRVTPTQAFNGVYIKIVGAVLSTALSIKVFHAYMMELSTGSINCNEAIDVLSGVKPTPLGGIANLTGTVTNPFNAIDTDPNSFALIDVGTSVLNQVYLTSIFNKPSQPADSVSIILENPGGGLLDLSLLTGFTIQPYLNEVAAGPAFKNTSTFLNLKLLPGSTSKYILTFLVTDVYDRLEITMGGLTGAFSRLRIYDIKRKLAKPRTLVNPSTTDEKIVCQGQTATFSVQNAQACTEYKWYDAETGGNLLYTGLTFTPPNTLAAGDYNYYVQASRTYCVTAVSEMLRVKLKVNPLPTLTVPGVIICSGSSTVLSVTAPDAGFTYNWYSSSSGGTPLNIGSTYSTPALMATTIYYVEAVNTATGCKNAGGALAVEVKVKQYAPVPIINGAATICAGTSATFTNIYPNGTWSTSDAAIATIDATGKVTAMAAGNTVISYTVADDATYCGKKVDFPLTVNPQPNLILGPDASICEGLTTTKITYSNPVFNPITYSISWTGNLLPAVLNQALPANEITITIPSTTPVAVYQGVLTIKNANGCVRAIPFSFRVKLVPHKPIVSIN from the coding sequence TTGAAAAGGCGCCCTGGTCCATTTTTCTTGGTATTTGTGTTGTTTTTTATACCTGCGTATTTATATGCACAGTGTGAAAATACAGCACGTACATACGCAAACTTTCAGGGGGCGTATCTTGATGGATTGGGTGTTATAGGGGCAAATTTATACGGTAGTATAGCTAATGCGCCGAATGCTGTAAACGGACAGGTTAAAGATGCATCAACCTTGTCAGTTCCTATTGGCGCTGTTGGGCTTACAGGTTCGGCTACACAATTTCTGGAATTTACTACTGATGGTACCAACGCTGGTAAACGTACAATTGCTGCAAATACTACTGTAATAGTTAAACTGGCGTTACCAAAGGAACTTCTTGGGCTTTTGAGCAGTTTTGAGATCGGAAGTTTTACTGACCTACATGCTGTTGCAGCAAATAAGCCCTTAATTGGTTCTGGAAATGAAGCTGGTTATGATGCAACGAGGAATCCGATTTATACTTCTGCCAACATTGCCGGCGTGATAGGCGGGGGAGGAGAGATGGAGATCAGGGTAACACCTACACAGGCTTTTAACGGCGTATATATCAAGATTGTGGGTGCGGTATTATCTACAGCTTTATCAATAAAAGTTTTCCATGCTTATATGATGGAGCTGAGTACAGGATCAATCAACTGCAACGAGGCGATTGATGTGCTCTCAGGTGTAAAGCCAACTCCTTTAGGTGGTATTGCAAACCTAACTGGTACGGTTACCAATCCCTTTAATGCCATTGATACAGATCCAAATAGCTTCGCACTGATTGATGTGGGCACTTCCGTGCTAAATCAGGTATATCTTACATCTATTTTTAATAAACCTTCGCAACCTGCCGATTCAGTTAGTATCATACTCGAAAATCCAGGTGGCGGACTATTAGATCTGAGCCTTTTAACAGGTTTTACCATACAACCTTATTTGAATGAAGTAGCGGCCGGACCAGCATTTAAAAACACAAGTACGTTTTTGAACCTTAAATTACTACCCGGATCAACAAGTAAATATATCTTAACGTTTTTGGTAACCGATGTATACGATCGTTTGGAGATCACAATGGGCGGACTTACTGGTGCATTTAGTCGTTTAAGGATTTACGACATTAAACGTAAACTGGCAAAACCACGTACATTGGTTAATCCCTCAACTACTGATGAAAAAATAGTTTGCCAGGGACAGACTGCAACTTTTTCTGTTCAGAATGCGCAGGCCTGCACCGAATACAAATGGTACGATGCCGAAACAGGCGGTAATTTGTTGTATACCGGTTTAACCTTCACTCCCCCAAATACGCTCGCAGCAGGTGATTACAATTATTATGTTCAGGCGAGCAGGACGTATTGTGTTACCGCGGTTTCTGAAATGTTGAGGGTGAAACTTAAGGTTAATCCCTTACCTACGCTTACAGTACCCGGAGTAATAATCTGCAGCGGCTCTTCAACAGTGCTCTCGGTTACTGCGCCTGATGCAGGTTTTACCTATAACTGGTATTCATCATCTTCTGGCGGAACCCCACTTAATATCGGTAGCACTTATAGTACTCCTGCCTTAATGGCTACTACTATTTATTATGTTGAAGCAGTTAACACGGCAACAGGATGTAAAAATGCTGGCGGTGCTCTGGCCGTAGAAGTTAAAGTAAAACAGTATGCTCCTGTACCTATAATAAACGGCGCAGCTACCATCTGTGCAGGTACAAGTGCAACATTTACAAATATTTATCCAAACGGAACATGGAGCACGAGTGATGCTGCCATTGCAACAATAGATGCAACAGGTAAAGTTACCGCAATGGCTGCCGGTAATACCGTTATTAGTTATACAGTTGCTGATGATGCTACTTATTGTGGTAAAAAAGTAGATTTCCCTTTAACCGTAAATCCACAGCCCAATTTAATATTGGGGCCAGATGCGAGTATTTGTGAAGGATTAACCACAACCAAAATTACTTACAGCAATCCTGTTTTTAACCCAATAACCTATAGTATTTCCTGGACAGGGAATTTACTCCCCGCTGTGCTAAATCAGGCTTTACCAGCAAATGAAATCACCATTACTATACCCTCAACAACTCCTGTAGCAGTTTACCAGGGAGTCTTGACTATTAAAAATGCAAATGGCTGCGTACGGGCTATCCCTTTTAGTTTTAGGGTAAAGCTTGTGCCACACAAACCAATAGTATCTATTAACTAA
- a CDS encoding gliding motility-associated C-terminal domain-containing protein, translating to MFNRFGIIAFSVLLLDAVACFAQSSNPNTLNLKPGVAVKLRANGTGATSYQWFKNGEAILGATLQDYVVNAAGKYTVITFSLGGCSSDPSEEMEVIVESQISADVSIVKRSESRQVINTETFKYNLLVRNNGLGTATNLKVKDDLPENLTFVSVDPAVVGTASYNDQTKTVSWTIPSLAYGSFVELIINVRSMKPGNVVNSATVSIDEPDPDPSNNISVDTKEITGLKIPNVFTPNGDGKNETFFIERLDLYSENQLTIINRWGSTVYEKKGYLNDWTASGLVDGTYFYVIKVKTASAQWQEFKGYVTVMR from the coding sequence ATGTTTAACAGATTTGGGATAATTGCGTTCAGCGTGCTGCTGCTTGATGCAGTGGCATGCTTTGCGCAATCTTCTAATCCGAACACGCTGAACCTTAAACCAGGCGTTGCCGTTAAACTTCGGGCTAACGGTACAGGTGCTACATCGTATCAATGGTTCAAAAATGGCGAGGCCATTCTGGGTGCTACCTTGCAAGATTATGTGGTAAATGCTGCCGGAAAATATACGGTGATTACTTTTAGTTTAGGTGGCTGTAGTTCCGATCCTTCTGAAGAGATGGAAGTGATTGTGGAGTCACAGATCTCAGCAGATGTTTCCATTGTTAAAAGGTCAGAAAGCAGGCAGGTAATAAATACAGAGACATTTAAATACAATTTATTGGTTCGTAACAATGGTCTGGGCACGGCTACCAATTTAAAGGTGAAAGACGATCTTCCGGAAAATCTAACCTTTGTAAGTGTTGATCCTGCGGTTGTTGGTACTGCAAGTTATAACGATCAAACCAAAACAGTTTCATGGACTATACCATCACTTGCTTACGGTAGTTTTGTTGAACTGATCATTAACGTAAGGTCGATGAAACCTGGTAATGTGGTTAATAGTGCCACTGTTTCCATTGATGAGCCAGATCCCGATCCATCAAATAACATTTCTGTGGATACCAAGGAAATTACTGGGCTTAAAATCCCAAATGTGTTTACTCCAAATGGTGATGGAAAGAATGAAACCTTTTTTATTGAGCGGTTGGACCTTTACAGCGAAAATCAGCTTACCATTATTAACCGCTGGGGAAGTACAGTTTATGAAAAGAAAGGCTATTTAAATGACTGGACAGCGAGTGGTCTGGTAGATGGAACTTATTTCTATGTGATTAAGGTGAAAACGGCAAGTGCTCAATGGCAGGAATTTAAAGGTTATGTAACCGTAATGAGATAA
- a CDS encoding type IX secretion system membrane protein PorP/SprF, whose amino-acid sequence MKKIVLTTLFNLFCLCLFAQQNAQFGQYMFNGLYINPAYAGYKEELYMQAFVRAQWTGIQGAPQTLSISVDEAVKEESMGLGLLVSKDKIGAQNSLNLSGNFAYRIKLNRTETNVLAFGLGIGVMQMGLNGSLLDPTETGDNRIPTGYESRTVPDVRAGVHYSNEKFFIGFSANNLLAQYLPVFRDNNLLSITSKPHFYLTAGMLFPMDNDFKFKPTFLIKDDLNGPTSLDLNAFLMIKEKLWLGVAYRTSVKLYPKPALQNDLRARSAIGLVTEFFVRENLRIGYGYDYSLNKLGSYDYGSHEISIGYYLQTAKSRRPKCYF is encoded by the coding sequence ATGAAAAAGATAGTTTTAACGACATTGTTTAATTTATTCTGCCTCTGTCTGTTTGCCCAGCAGAATGCACAGTTTGGACAATATATGTTTAATGGTTTGTATATCAATCCAGCTTATGCAGGCTACAAGGAAGAACTCTATATGCAGGCTTTCGTCCGGGCCCAATGGACGGGTATTCAGGGTGCTCCCCAAACGCTTTCCATATCGGTAGATGAAGCAGTTAAAGAAGAAAGTATGGGTTTGGGTTTATTGGTATCTAAAGATAAAATTGGTGCACAAAACTCGTTAAACCTATCCGGAAATTTTGCTTATCGTATTAAATTGAACCGTACTGAAACCAATGTACTTGCATTTGGTCTTGGAATTGGTGTAATGCAGATGGGACTGAATGGAAGTTTACTAGATCCGACCGAAACTGGCGATAACAGGATTCCGACCGGATATGAAAGTAGGACTGTGCCCGATGTTAGGGCAGGGGTACATTACTCGAACGAGAAATTCTTTATCGGTTTCTCTGCCAATAACTTGCTTGCGCAGTATCTTCCGGTTTTCAGAGATAATAATCTTCTTAGTATTACTTCCAAGCCGCATTTTTATTTAACTGCCGGTATGTTATTTCCAATGGATAATGATTTTAAGTTCAAGCCTACTTTTTTGATTAAAGATGATTTGAATGGGCCAACTTCATTAGATCTCAATGCTTTTTTAATGATCAAGGAAAAGCTTTGGTTAGGTGTAGCGTATAGAACCTCTGTAAAACTTTATCCTAAGCCAGCACTGCAAAACGATTTAAGGGCAAGAAGTGCCATCGGACTCGTAACCGAATTTTTTGTCCGCGAAAACCTCCGGATTGGCTATGGTTACGACTACAGTTTAAATAAATTGGGTAGCTATGATTATGGCTCACACGAAATTTCTATCGGTTATTATTTGCAAACCGCAAAAAGCAGAAGGCCAAAGTGTTACTTCTGA
- a CDS encoding GAF domain-containing sensor histidine kinase, producing MSKFSKPSNTTSEYESQRLNKLKRYDIIDTPPELLFDLIAEIAKITFKAAGSFVSFIDKTQVYLKANTSPIQVSIINKEDSLCTIASKSADITLIENTETCIEVKDNAYVKINNGIRFYAAAPITTMEGFVIGTVSVMDDKPRYDIKQDQLSVLKWLARITLEKLESRLINRISVRAYDDRLHRLAHDMKNPATSLIAYGQLLDKNLLSQEKLASLGNKIEHTGRKIELTMNNLLNEAKNENAAIDLEFKTVKVMDLLQAVVTTFDFTLKQKQQTLKINCQTDGYIQVDQERINDVFNNLLSNAIKYSHMCATIEIICTAEDSNIVFEFKDYGLGMTTDDIAKLFTKFAKLSSVPTAKERSNGIGLYIVKTLVQLHGGKVWANSAGKDLGSSFFISLPKLESMPITD from the coding sequence ATGAGTAAGTTTAGCAAGCCCTCAAATACCACATCTGAATATGAATCACAGCGCCTTAATAAGCTTAAGCGTTATGACATTATTGATACACCGCCCGAACTTCTTTTCGATCTGATTGCCGAGATAGCGAAGATCACCTTTAAAGCAGCAGGATCATTTGTTTCATTTATTGACAAAACTCAGGTATATCTTAAAGCCAATACCAGCCCGATACAGGTTTCAATAATCAATAAAGAAGATAGCTTATGCACCATTGCTTCAAAATCGGCAGACATCACCCTGATCGAGAATACCGAAACTTGTATAGAGGTAAAAGATAACGCCTACGTTAAAATAAATAACGGAATCCGATTTTATGCAGCCGCACCAATTACCACTATGGAAGGTTTTGTAATTGGAACGGTTAGCGTAATGGACGATAAACCCAGGTACGATATTAAACAAGACCAGCTAAGCGTATTGAAGTGGTTAGCCCGGATTACCCTCGAAAAACTCGAATCGCGACTAATTAACCGTATTTCTGTACGCGCTTACGATGACCGTTTGCATCGCTTGGCCCACGACATGAAAAACCCAGCTACTTCTTTGATTGCTTATGGGCAACTATTGGACAAAAATTTGCTTTCCCAGGAAAAACTTGCATCATTAGGCAACAAAATTGAGCACACTGGTCGCAAAATTGAGCTAACAATGAATAATCTGCTCAACGAGGCCAAAAACGAGAATGCCGCTATTGACCTCGAATTTAAAACCGTTAAAGTAATGGATTTACTACAGGCAGTGGTCACAACTTTTGATTTTACCTTAAAACAAAAACAACAAACGCTCAAAATAAATTGCCAAACAGATGGTTATATCCAGGTAGATCAGGAACGCATCAATGATGTTTTCAATAACCTGCTCAGCAATGCGATTAAATATTCGCACATGTGTGCAACCATAGAGATAATTTGTACCGCAGAGGACAGCAATATTGTGTTTGAATTTAAAGACTATGGTTTAGGCATGACCACCGACGATATCGCCAAATTGTTTACCAAGTTCGCCAAACTATCGTCAGTACCAACTGCAAAAGAACGCTCTAATGGCATTGGACTTTATATTGTTAAAACACTCGTGCAACTGCATGGTGGCAAGGTTTGGGCAAATAGCGCAGGTAAAGATTTAGGTAGCTCTTTTTTTATTTCGTTACCTAAATTAGAAAGCATGCCGATAACCGACTAG
- the gap gene encoding type I glyceraldehyde-3-phosphate dehydrogenase, which produces MSKIGINGFGRIGRLVFRAALKRGLDIVAINDLIEPDYMAYMLKYDTTHGKFDGTIEVVDGNLVVNGKTIRVTAERNPADLKWDAVGVEVVIESTGLFLTRADAEKHIAAGAKKVVFSAPAKDSDIPTYVMGVNHHKLTADQTIVSNASCTTNCLAPIAKVLNDNFGIVEGLMSTIHAVTATQKTVDGPSAKDWRGGRGGFSNIIPSSTGAAKAVGMVLPELKGKLTGMSFRVPVADVSVVDLTARLEKPATYEQIKAAMKAASEGELKGVLAYTEDEVVSSDFIGDDHASIFDAKAGISLNDNFVKVVSWYDNEWGYSSALAKFVEYYASL; this is translated from the coding sequence ATGAGCAAAATTGGAATAAACGGCTTTGGCCGTATTGGCAGACTGGTTTTCAGAGCCGCATTAAAAAGAGGATTAGATATTGTAGCGATTAACGATTTGATCGAGCCTGATTATATGGCTTACATGCTAAAATATGATACTACACATGGCAAATTTGATGGCACTATTGAAGTTGTTGATGGTAATTTAGTTGTTAATGGCAAAACAATCCGCGTAACTGCAGAAAGAAATCCAGCTGATTTAAAATGGGATGCTGTAGGTGTTGAAGTAGTAATCGAATCAACAGGTTTATTCTTAACCCGTGCTGATGCAGAGAAACATATCGCTGCTGGTGCCAAAAAAGTAGTTTTCTCAGCTCCTGCTAAAGATAGCGACATCCCTACTTATGTAATGGGTGTTAACCACCATAAATTAACTGCAGATCAAACTATTGTTTCTAATGCATCTTGTACTACAAACTGTTTAGCACCAATTGCTAAAGTTTTAAACGATAACTTCGGTATTGTAGAAGGTTTAATGAGCACAATTCACGCAGTAACTGCAACTCAAAAAACAGTTGATGGTCCTTCGGCTAAAGACTGGAGAGGTGGCCGCGGTGGTTTTTCTAACATCATTCCTTCTTCTACTGGTGCTGCTAAAGCTGTAGGTATGGTTTTACCTGAATTAAAAGGTAAATTAACAGGTATGTCTTTCCGTGTTCCTGTTGCTGACGTGTCAGTAGTAGATTTAACTGCACGTTTAGAAAAACCAGCTACTTATGAGCAAATTAAAGCTGCTATGAAAGCAGCTTCTGAAGGCGAATTGAAAGGCGTGTTGGCTTATACTGAGGATGAAGTTGTTTCTTCTGACTTCATCGGTGATGACCACGCTTCTATTTTTGATGCCAAAGCTGGTATTTCATTAAATGATAATTTCGTTAAAGTGGTATCCTGGTATGATAACGAATGGGGATATTCTTCTGCACTAGCTAAATTCGTAGAATATTACGCAAGTTTGTAA
- the pfkA gene encoding 6-phosphofructokinase — MEPNIKNIAVLTSGGDAPGMNAAIRAVVRTGIYHGINMFGVMQGYQGLITDNIKPMDARSVSNILHLGGTILKTARCLEFKTDEGQQIAYNNLKKNDIDGLVVIGGDGTFTGAKRFSETFGVKVIGIPGTIDNDLVGSDFTLGYDTAINTVIEAIDKIRDTADAHDRLFFIEVMGRDSGCIALRSSIACGAEAVLLPEKETSVNELIDKLALGAATKKSSSIVIVAEGHKQGGAYDIAKKVKETFDHYDTKVTILGHLQRGGSPSSFDRILGSRLGFAAVNALIAGETEQMVGLKGNEIKLTSIREALTAHSFKLEPDLMEMTEVLSI, encoded by the coding sequence ATGGAACCAAATATAAAAAATATAGCTGTACTAACTTCCGGAGGCGATGCCCCTGGAATGAATGCAGCAATCAGAGCTGTTGTTCGTACCGGAATTTACCATGGCATTAACATGTTTGGTGTAATGCAAGGTTACCAGGGTTTAATAACCGACAACATAAAACCAATGGACGCCCGTTCTGTAAGTAATATTTTACACTTGGGCGGTACCATATTAAAAACGGCACGCTGTTTAGAATTTAAGACAGACGAAGGTCAGCAGATTGCCTACAATAACTTAAAGAAAAACGACATCGATGGATTAGTGGTAATCGGTGGCGACGGAACATTCACCGGAGCTAAACGTTTTTCGGAAACTTTTGGCGTTAAGGTAATCGGTATACCCGGAACTATTGATAACGATTTAGTTGGATCTGATTTTACTTTAGGTTACGATACAGCTATTAACACTGTAATCGAAGCGATTGATAAAATCAGGGATACTGCTGATGCACACGACCGGTTATTCTTTATAGAGGTAATGGGCCGCGATTCTGGCTGTATTGCCTTAAGAAGTTCGATTGCCTGCGGTGCAGAAGCGGTATTGTTACCGGAAAAGGAAACCAGTGTTAATGAATTGATTGATAAACTGGCCTTAGGCGCAGCAACCAAAAAATCATCAAGTATCGTTATCGTGGCCGAAGGCCATAAACAAGGTGGTGCTTACGATATTGCCAAAAAAGTAAAGGAAACTTTTGATCATTACGATACCAAAGTAACCATTCTTGGCCACCTCCAAAGAGGCGGTAGTCCAAGCAGTTTTGACAGAATTTTGGGCAGTCGTTTAGGTTTTGCCGCAGTAAATGCGTTAATTGCAGGCGAAACGGAGCAAATGGTAGGTTTAAAAGGAAATGAAATAAAATTAACCAGCATAAGAGAGGCTTTAACGGCTCATTCTTTTAAACTCGAACCCGATTTAATGGAAATGACAGAGGTACTTTCAATATAA
- a CDS encoding NUDIX domain-containing protein, producing the protein MEQILPHLDSVFSIDCVLFGFDGKELKILLIERNEEPFKDWWALPGNIVGPDESLDQSASRILYELTGLRGIYMEQYYAFGDPHRHPQGRVITLAYYALIRLGGDKELRPISTYAKRANWLPITDLPKLAFDHQKIYDKGLEKIKRRIKHQPIAFELLPEKFTLTQLQHVYELVLGKKLDKRNFRKKIVSFGVLKELDEKQKGVSYRAATLYRFDKRKYAKLFGKEISF; encoded by the coding sequence TTGGAACAAATTTTACCTCATTTAGATTCTGTATTCTCGATAGATTGCGTTTTGTTTGGATTTGATGGTAAGGAATTAAAAATCCTGCTAATTGAAAGGAATGAAGAACCATTTAAAGATTGGTGGGCATTGCCTGGTAACATTGTTGGCCCTGATGAAAGTTTAGATCAATCAGCCTCCCGGATTTTATACGAACTTACCGGTTTGCGCGGTATTTACATGGAGCAGTATTACGCTTTTGGCGATCCGCACAGGCACCCGCAAGGTAGGGTAATTACTTTGGCATACTATGCTTTAATCCGTTTGGGGGGAGATAAAGAACTCCGCCCGATCAGTACCTATGCCAAGCGGGCCAATTGGTTACCGATTACGGATCTGCCCAAACTGGCTTTTGATCACCAGAAAATTTATGATAAAGGATTAGAAAAAATAAAACGCCGGATTAAACACCAGCCTATTGCTTTCGAACTCCTGCCGGAGAAATTTACCTTAACACAATTGCAACATGTGTATGAGTTGGTTTTGGGTAAAAAACTGGATAAACGCAACTTTAGAAAGAAGATTGTAAGTTTCGGGGTATTAAAAGAACTCGACGAAAAACAAAAAGGTGTATCGTACCGTGCAGCTACTTTGTACCGCTTTGATAAACGTAAATACGCGAAACTTTTTGGCAAGGAGATTTCGTTCTAG